From Perca flavescens isolate YP-PL-M2 chromosome 19, PFLA_1.0, whole genome shotgun sequence:
tatctgtatagactactgttcatattactgcctgtagtatctgtacagactactgttcatattactgcctgtagtatctgtatagactactgttcatattgctgcctgtagtatctgggtgtgtctgtgaaagtgttgtcatggtaactgCCAGTGGATATGTTTACATCCTTTGAAGTCTAATCAGTTAACGAGCAACACCAGCTGAAACTGTCAGCTGGGCCAAACTGCAACTCAGAGACCCTGAGAGCGAGCTCTCAAATAAAGGCTCAAACTGGCAAAACGATGACTGCTATCAGTCAAATGACGtcatcctgagcaccacaaggcctttatgaacgtatcggtataacATTTATGTGGATAAACTTagaaatgtgggcatatcagcgatttaaaaaagtggttcgtTCAGAGTTTCGCTGGAAAATATGCAGGACGTTTACCATTGCAGTCAATGGAGAAAAATTTGGAACTgttgtcatttggaagctcaGTGAGCCAAAAGTAAAAGGTGTATCACAAAACTGAGCACATTgtctgaaactagacaaaaatacctacgttttgatgtataaattgtgtaaagtagatattgtgggcatGAGAGCAATTTATAGAGAAGGAACTGAGATAATTGTTTTGAGGCTTTGTGTAGCTGTGACATCATCCACTCTAAGCTGACCCATACACACTCATTAGAAACGCAGAAAAATCCTGAAaagatcactaaacttaaacagctttttcacagaaactgtaaaagatatcaaactgaaaagataCGTttggatagctgaatattttatgaacattttaaagtttgtttggcgtctgtaggtgaaagtatgaaggagctgaaacttttgggagcggaagaagattttaaggagttgaagcaTGCTCTCATTCACTTCCTTCTGTGCTGCTGCCCCACGTCtttgataatcatcccaataaaaatccacggagcggcggtggtgtggctatgtcctccagttactgaaggctagcttTAGCTTGTacttggagcagcaagttcatctgcctgtttcccctctttctgtctgtctcgttctttccaactcttgtgAGGCTAGTTCTTCATCTGTATACGTgttcgaataaataaggacgaccatcaaactcaaaaggctcttctgtgtgttgtatatctgctatattcttcatactccaagcttcttcccttataaacaactccgctCTTCACTCTTTGcacactacgctccaatctgcacactactgtttacccctcctcttttgcttcttttgttgaggaagtaaccaccttaaatgtgcatttgacaattattcacctcaatgatacattaattcagttgaattaattaataaacccctggactgtaatatttcagatgtgtttgagcaagatttctgctcatgtgcAACTGTTAAAAtcggttttaaatgttttgtagtgttccctggccACAAACAAGTAAGAGCTATTAAAAAGGAGCTCCACAGTATTGAAGGTGAAAGATGTAAACTCTTTGAAATGAAAGACTATGAATTATCATTCTGATAATGATGATGCTGCAGCCTCAGtgggattagtaggcctagTACTTTTTCACCCgtaggattgcacctaaatgaaatagattataggtttgataccatttcaccagtaatattaggcTATACTTATGATTAATATGATACACCATATTGGAAtatttactctagcagcaattCTTTTCCCAcacaaattctctctcttttgcagcagccgctgtgttgtttttttaactcgctgtatgtgcgcatgagtatttccgccgacccgtttatttgtggttgttaccatggtgaatcgtagaatcatggctccattcatgctgcctttttatcgtggtggtgcacgcgcttaactctgagtgaacctactctgagtttattgaaccaactcatatcagctgttctgaaaccgaaaactcagagtttccatctcagggtaaatcaactcagacatcagggttagactcagagtttgttaaacctccttcctgaaatggGGCCCTGCTGTTCAAATCTAAGGAGATGCTAAGATCTGAACTATTGATTAGAAATTTATCAGCTTCATGTATCAACAACTGTTGACCTTGTGGTAATAAAGTCCTGTGATATCTCTGTTAATTAACATACCTTTTGCAGTGTTACACCTGATGGAGGTCTTTAGAaataccatgacttttattGGTtactattgtttattattttttttcagatgtGAATGTGGTAAGAGTGCCTGGACAGGATGTCATTCTGCCATGTGAGGCTGCTGATTCCTCCATCAGAGTTGTAAAGTGGACCAGACCTGACCTGAAGCCAGATATCGTCCTCTTATACAGTGATGGACACTTGGAGACATACAACCAGAATCCATCCTTTAAggacagggtggagctggtggacagagagcTGAAGGACGGGAATGTGTCTTtaattctgaagaatgtgagcAGACACGACACTGGAACATACGAGTGTCGAGTTAAAACCGGTGATTCAGGACATACAAAGAGAGACACCGACCCAGACCCAATCAGAACCGTCCATCTGCAGGTTCcaggtgagtgagtctctctcagtgagtttttctgagttttatttttttattttagtttttctgagATATTTTACTCCTGTAAAATCACTGGAAGAAAAGTTACCTTCAActtaaacaaaccgggaactatattctcagaaaagGCTTGTTAAAAAGCaaatcattccgcccaagtactatattcttccgcctgagaatatagttcccggtttgtttatggttagaagatggctgtgtctcatgttagttgttttttgtacatgctgtgactctacaaatcacaacatgtaaataggaacatattggcgttattttgtcacttattcggagcagtcggctagttggaaccagttacctgcatgatctgtgctgggctaagctaatgctggaacctacagacagcgttacagcacgcacggagatgagaagggtatgtatcgacttgtctaactctgggggttacggtgaatgaactaaattcccaataagtagTACTTCTTACTTTCAATAAACTTTcctcaagtaaaaacaaaattactCAATAATTGACTCTTAAAAAATGTTCttagataaaagtaaaaaagaagtAATTACAATGTTTTGATCGATGATCATTTCAGATATCCGAAACACATTCTTCCTTTCCAGAAACAACATTTTAtgatcaactttttattatttttagacaaacagacaaatacaactgaacaagaacaacaaccctctcccacccgCCACCCTCTGCGAtttcaagaaaacaaaaacaaacaaatcaacaaaaacaaaaaaagaaatcacgcCTAGTCCCTCTCCTCTAATTCTTATGAtgttgaggtcattaggactgatacttgtgctgctgcatttttccataggtctatagtcgatgacttggcttagttaatccttgctgtagagagctccagcataactatgtcaagaaaatacgccaaccactgttttatacaaagcgagtgggggaggagccagcgctgagctatcattttcttggtcgtggttgagccggctagccaaattttcttctgtctcccaagcagatgtaatttagagtcatcattaagtaataAAACAATCGGGTCAATAGGAagtcgacatcctatcacatcagatattattgatgttgctttattccagaactcatgcacctgttcataCTCCCAGACCTTGTgaaggaaagttccagtttgttcaggttggcagaacgtgcaatagggagtgagaatgactttagagacatatctcttctgaggagtccaataggtcctatggcatatgatgaagtggatctgctggtgatttgggttcttggaacagtgggaaatgttgtcccaaactgtctcccaattaattttGTTCCCCTCCGAACTcagctcttgctcccatttttttactattgggagttctcctatggatacttgcatcagtttagcataaatcctggacactaatcATCTCACAGGAGAATCAACGAACCATTTAATGACTGGGTGCATCTCAAGACTGTTcccccatggtactccataacattttagggctgatcttaagcgaagataaaggaagaaggatgtccGGGGGACATCAAAgctagctctcaggtcttcaaaacttaacataccttcatcattgaatagctggtctagagtataaatacctctgtcactccactggttataaacaaaaggtttgttaccagacattaagtgtatgttgtgccaaattggggttttgaaatgccacttattggtgtagcgtagttgctcctccacctgtttaaagaTGGTCAATGTATTGGTGATAATAaggccataggctagcatacacttttttttggacacaccTGTGAAGGCCTGTCTTGCAGgtttagacttccagtgaggttttgctctatttctctccatggaactgtagatgaggggtccatctACACTCTGAGGCcccgtagctgaaaggctctatGGTACACTTTAAGGCTCTATGGTACACTTTAAGGTCAgggagggccaggcctcccatgtttgtggtacgttgcagggtagagtattttagcctgggttgtttattattccaaatatactgccgaattacggtatcaagtttcttccagaaatgtattggtgggAGTAAGGagatcattgtacttaagaaattcacacgAGGAACTATGTTCCTTTTAACCACAGCAATCTGCGGCAGCGCAGATGACAAACATCCTTGTCAAGTTTCGGGGCAATAGGAAAAATTGTTGCCAAGATAACGCAACTTTCTGTTTATGGCCGCCTTCCGGTTGGGCTGAGCTAATGAAGGTAAATTGGAAATATGTCCGCAATGAATAGAGCAATATGGGTATTAAATCTGGTGAAGATCGGAGCAACTATGTACAAGTTAAGGCTTTTCacgcattagggggcgctatggagcccACTTACAGGTATGGGCCAAATCGCTGTACAGTCTCGCAAAGCTCCCAGGTGTTGGATTTGGGTTCCAATTTTGAGTTTTCGTATATATTGAGGCCGTCAAAAACATGCCCAAGTGCTAAAACCAATTAGGAGGCGCTATAGAGCAACCATACCACTTCCAAGCCTAAATGTGAATGCTGATGAAAGAGTTTACTATTGTGCACATGGCTGCAACATCTTGAGAGTTTTCGTGCATCCTAAAGTCCTCAAACAAGTGTTTGTAAAATGAAGATTTTTAAACGAAAACTAATATTTCAGAAATTatagaattttttatttttttctaaaaatagcaCCATGGACTTGAAGATGACCTATGTTCCCTCAAAAGTTGGTATATTAACTTATTACTTTTGTCCAATTTAAGGTGCacgttagggggcgctatgtAGCCCCCTGGCAACACCCGAGCCCAATCACTACAGAACTTTGCAATTTTCACCAGTTGTGACATGTATGcaaatttttgtgagttttcgtgcATGGTAACCCCCTCAAAAATGCGATGAAGAATtgggaaaaataataatctgaccAAAAACAATAGGTTCCTTCGCACTTTCAGTGCAAGGCACCATTGGGTGGTCAGTtaaatcccctaaccctctgaAACCGCAGACCCCCTCCCCTATTTGTAAGATACATGACCACATCAAACGCAGTTTGCGCAAAACTCCATCTCAAAACTACACCTCCTGTCTTATGTCACAGGTTAATTGAAATAGGTCTAGTGaattcttatgttaaacatgaacaatattATAAACACCTTCAAACAATTTCTGAACTAAGCTGTgtgaaaaacagacaaatttAGTTGGAGCAATAAGCAGACTATGAGCTGAACAGACCATATCCCTTATGTTCTTTCAGTCTAGCTTAACTGTTAACAAACATAAACTATAAACTGACCAGCCAGCATTTATCATGTATTTTAAGTCTCATTAAGTGTCCCTTTAAAGCTTAGTTACGAAACTTACATTCATCATATTCCCCTTATTCAGCCCAATTAAGTGTCCTCAAAAGTATAGCTTGTAGACTGAGTAGGCAGCATTCATCATTCCTTACAGTCTGGTAAGATTGGTGATAACAAGACCCGCACTTTCGTGCCTACAGGCGTTCCACCGAGTCACCGCAACAACCGACAAAACGACTTGGCGtcgaagaaaaaacaaaagtcctggggtctcatttataaacgtggcgtacgcacaaaacggggttgaaaatgtgcgtacgccacttcccacgcaaaggttgtgatttataaaaaacaaacttgacgggagaatgtgcggtcctccactcaaactctgacccatgcgtacgcacatttttgagacaaaataggaattggtgatgcagatggtgaggtggtgaactgaagtcagactgcagaaagtaaatggaaaaaacgattactcgtaatattttcaagtattgatatgcctcacgcacattttttcactctaTATAatccacgttaccatgaagattaaatccagcagtgttatttgcgcttgtacttaGTGAtacttgttccataaacaccttgtaaaatccaacttaaatctttaataaaaatgtgttcttaatgtttaatcggtactgtctcgccgtcacattgcCCGCTACAGAGCGCATGCAGGAGGAGGGTATAGCCCGACTaaatggaatacaggatagcataaaataccctaccattagataactgcagaacacagagtaaataactaaatatctgtatttaaaactgtgcatatatcatcaaatgtcaaagtctggaaatacagccgttaaccTCTCGCGCAATCTTTACATTTAATGTCTTCATTATCGGTCctaactttaatactgttcatatcaaaacctgcatgaagaaaagtgtgtttgcctattagactttctttcgtcttcaaattgtatcccGGGgtggggataccactagttgatgctgtgttggcaaggtgttaacaatcacaaattgttgtaaacaaatactGTGGTGacccccgtgcgtaatgctgcgtgatggcactgctggccctgcaggaggactacgctaatggaagaatcaagagaaaaagagacttcagggaccatgacgatgactggctaatatgccgatttagattttctaaagctgagctcttggatctatgcacttaattgggtccagtagagagggcaacgcgccggaaccgtgccatcccggtctaaatacaggtcctcgccactctgggggaaaccagctgtttccagagggaaatgtcagacagttgagagtttttttaatataaatattatatataatcttcattTTTATCAcaaaggcttgtttggatataatatatagttctgttaaatcttattatatacatctggtatatcgaagctgtccccgagtgccgtaatgcctgctgatTTGGACATATTATTAATACAAGTAGTTATAGAtgcggtttccctacactgtgcaagaacaggccaaaattataattcaatttgcagcaattcctgaacgtctgagaagctttttgctttttctccgccagtcatcatgattcggTCTAACAACAATGCCAGTGTCATTcatatactgatcagcattcatgaagtgctttgcattgactatttatggttaaaaatgggcgtgtacagggcgggataagaggctgatccagtCCTGTGTTATATCTGTTAATTAACATCCCTTCTGCAGTGTTACACCTGATGGAGGTCTTTTTAAATGCCATGACTTTTATTGAtcattattgtttttcagacctgATTGTGGTAGCAGTGCCTGGACAGGATGTCAATCTGTCATGTCAGGCTGCTGATTCCTCACTCAGAGCTGTAAAGTGGAGCAGAGATGACCTGGAGCCAGATACCGTCCTCTTATACAGAGATGGACACTTGGATACAGACCACCAGTATCCATCCTTTAAggacagggtggagctggtggacagagatctgaaggacGGAGAAGTGTCTTTAACTCTGAAGAATGTGAACAAACACGACGCTGGAACATACAAGTGTGAAGTTAAAACCGATGATACTGACCAAATCAGACCCATCAGAACCATCCGTCTGCAGGTTCCAGGTGAGGTagtctctctcagtgagtgtttctgagtatcaggttgtagctgcagcTCCTCTAGAGTCTCCCATGATGAGTTGGTCCcagagagtcagacagagagacaatcaGGTCAAATCATCTCAACATTTAGAGAATATTTTACTCCTGTAAAAGATTTGAAATAAAAGTTACCTTAAACTACTTCTTACTTTCAATAAACTTTCatcaagtaacaacaaaatgacTTGATAATTGACACTTGAAAAATTTTCttagataaaagtaaaaaatgagtCATTACAATGTTTTGATCAATGATCATTTCAGATATCCAAAACATCATTCTTCCTCTCCAGAAACATTTTAGATATCTGAAAACAGAATTCTTAGGAGGAGGAACTTCAATTTCAGATACAATTTAGTTGTTGCTAgtcatcattttaatttcagataTCCAGAATGTTATCTTAAATATCTGATAAACATGTTGActagtaaaaatgtaaaattagaTAACTACAATTAGAATTCTGACTAGAAGATAAGATAAGAAAGagtttattaatcccacactggagAAAtcctacagcagctcaaaagaaatgtaaatgtaaacacatcagaataacacaaatacacattaaatagacaTGAGAGAAAAATATACAGAAagtattatacacacacacaacccagtctcacaccaggttagggttagggttaggtcgCCAGGTCGTAAAATAGTCATGTTATTGTGATTTATTGAAACGTttacaggttacgattttgacgcTGTATATACCAGTTTAATATCTATGAGAGCAGCAACACATTTCCTACAGCAGGACACCTGGAGTCTGTTGTTCTTTTGTCTCAACGACACCTGTTGACCTTGTGGTAATAAAGTCCTGTGATATCTCTGTTAATTAACATCCCTTCTGCAGTGTTACACCTGGTGGAGGTCTTTTGAaataccatgacttttattGATTACTATTGTTTATTATGGTTTTTCAGACCTGAATGTGGTAAAAGTGCCTGGAGATGATGTCATTCTGCCATGTCAGGCTGCAAAGTCCAACATCGGAGTTGTAAAGTGGAGCAGACCTGACCTGAAGCCAGATACCGTCCTCTTCTACAGAGATGGACACTTGAATACAGACGACCAGCATTCATCCTTTAAGGGcagggtggagctggtggacagagatctgaaggacAGAGACACCTCTTTAATTCTGAAGCATGTGAACAAACACGACGCTGGAATATACAATTGTCGAGTTATAACCGATGATACTGACCCAATCAGAACCATCCGTCTGCAGGTTCcaggtgagtgagtctctctcaattcaattcaattcaattcaattcaattcaattcaattttatttatagtatcaaatcataacaagagttatctcgagacactttacagatagagtaggtctagaccacactctataatttacaaagccccaacaattccaacaattacagtaattccctcaagagcaagcagtgcgacagtggcgaggaaaaactccctcttgggaagaaacctcggacagacccaggctcttggtaggtggtgtctgacgggccggttgggggtgtgatgaacagtggtgataatagtcacattaataatggaacagtgactggatgtagcggggagctgcagggttcagcaggaagcagcatgacattgcagggcaccgctgagctcggcagggagtgcagcaggaccacggcgacagctggaaccaggatcttggtgccaacgttctccaaggaaatacgctgggggaaaaaacacaaggactaagctaggattagtaacaagcatttctgggactggatacacacaaataataatagtaaaagtaaaagtaatagaaagggagaggagagagcagctcagtgtgtcagaggaaggaagtcccccggcagtctagaactataacagcgtaactataacagcgtaactaagagagacaggtcataaaactctctcagtgagtgtttctgagtatcaggttgtagctgcagcTCCTCTAGAGTCTCCCATGATGAGTTGGTCCcagagagtcagacagagagagaaccagTTCAAATCATCTTAACATTTAGAGAATATTTTAttcctgtaaaagtactggaaGAAAAGGTACCTTAAACTTAAAGAACTTCTTATTTTCAATAAACTTTCatcaagtaacaacaaaatgatGCAATAATTGATACTTGAAAAATGTGCttagataaaagtaaaaaataagtaaTTACAATGTTTTGATCAATGATCATTTCAGATATCCAAAACGTTATTCTTCCACTCCAGAAACAACATTTTAGATATCTGAAAACTTGAAGAACTTCAAATTCAGATGCAATTTAGTTGTTGCTAGTCATAATTTTAATTTCTGATATCCAGaatgttattttaaatatcTGATATACATTTTGACTAttacaaatgtaaagttagATAACTACAATTAGACTTATGACtagaagataagataagatagactttattaatctcACACTTGGGAAATTctcaaaagaaatgtaaacaacaacTGTTGACCTTGTCGGAATAAAGTCCTGTGATATCTCTGTTAATTAACATCCCTTCTGCAGTGTTACACCTGATGGAGGTCTTTTTAAATGCCCTGACTTTTATTGATCactattgtttattattgtttttcagacctgATTGTGGTAGCAGTGCCTGGAGATGAAGTCATTCTGCCATGTCAGACTGCTGATCCCTCCATCAGAGCTGTAGAGTGGACcagacctgacctggagccagaTACCGTCCTCTACAGAAATGGACACTTGTATACATACGACCAGAATCCATCCTTTAAAgacagggtggagctggtggacagagatctgaaggacggagacgtgtctttaattctgaagaatgtgaACAGAATCGACACTGGAATATACGAGTGTGGAGTTAAAACTGGTGATACTGACCAAATCAGACTCATCAGAACCATCTGTCTGCAGGTTCcaggtgagtgagtctctctcagtgTGTTGTTCTGAGTATCATGTTGTAGCTGAAGCTCCTCTAGAGTCTCCCATGATGAGTCAACACGTTCTCACACTTATCTCGTAAAATATGGGTGCCTTTCTCGTTcatattgacgctaaaagtcccCTTTATCGCTATAAGTAAACGCGCTTGATCGGGACAATTGCCgtcccttttgacgcagttatgttaaggaaaaggtcgtggatGGGCACACGGTAGAGCCCTGCACGGGCCAAAAACTCCAGCCCTAACCCGGCCCTGGCCCGTGGTGTTCAAGCCCTACCCGACCCCAGCCCGACAACGCCTGCAATTTTTTCAGCCCGAACCCGGCCTGACCCTAGACCAACATCAATCACTTTAAGCTCTCTCTGACGCGCGCTCTTTgacgcgctctctctctctctctgacgcgCGTTCTCTGATGCGCGCTGTCTCtgctacacacgcaaacacacacacgtcacaccttctccataaacaacatgaaatcaaggagaggaccaacttttcctgctacagattccccaccgtggtcagaaaacacaggggagacactttgtttctgtccctatgactctagagtcgctactcgctccgatcaccggcactctctcacttctccctctaccacacactccccacacacacacatgcggctcgacgcacacaccagcgcacaagtataaacatcaggccacttacataggctacggcgagagctctgcgtggagcctccgcacaactgtaaaacggccttaagatgggcacaatgaggagagaagctaaaataagcccgagtccgacccgagcccgatctgttaaaaaaaaaaaaacggcccgagcccggcccgaatgGGCTTGCAGGGCTCTAGCGCACGGTTCTGTGATACGCGGGAGGAAAAAATAAAGCGATTATAGCAAGCGTGACAAGCGGGACGTGAAccccgctctcctgggtgaaagtcctgtgtttgtattttacgagttcggaatGAGAACGGGTCGGATGAGTTGGTCCCAGAGAGTCAGACAGAGGGAGAATCACTTCAAATCATCTTAACATTTAGAGAATATTTTACTCCTGTACAGGTACTGTAAGAAAAGTTACCTTAAACTTAAAGTACTTCTTACTTTCAATAAACTTTCctcaagtaacaacaaaattaCGCAATAATTGACACTTGAAACATGTGCTtagataaaaaagtaaaaaaagaagtaattaCAATGTTTTGATCATGATCATTTCAGATATCCAAAACGTCATTCTTCCTTTCCAGAAACAACATTTTAGATATCTGAAAACTTGAAGAACTTCAATTTCAGATACAATTTAGTTGTTGCTAGTCATAATTTTAATTTCAGATATCCAGaatgttattttaaatatcTGATATACATTTTGActagtaaaaatgtaaaattagaTAACTACAAttagaactatgactagaagaCAAGATAAGaaagactttattaatcccacactggggaatcctacagcagctcaaaagaaatgtaaaggtaaacacatcagaataacacaaatacacattaaatagacaTGAGAGAAACATATACAGAAAGttttataagaaatagaaaaaattgaattagttataaaaataataataaaaataataatagtagtaataaaaaaaatgtaaacacccttatataaacatacagtatactctaaatatacacagatatacagatgagtaaggttgttgttgttgttgttgttgttgttgttgttaaggAAAAACAGAAATCTACAAATCATTTCttgatatctgattttttttcgaTATCTGAAATTGAAAACCATGAATAACAAAAGTGACGTCATTTGTCCTAGGAAGAATGACGATATGTTCTTTTTGACTTAGAAGAATAGAAATATGGATAtctgcaatatatatatatatatatatatatatatatatatatatatatatatatatatatatatatataaatatccaGTATAgttattaaatgttaaaacagctTGCCTGTGACTGTGTGATTGGTGGATTTAAACAATAGGAAACAGATGTTTTAAACCACCTGGTGCtgcagttacacacacatatataccaGTTTTATATCTATGAGAGCAGCAACATATTTCCTACATCAGGACACCTGGAGTCTGTTGTTCTGTTTTAGAGACGCTGACTGAGGAAGAGATCAGATCAGCTGTTCTAATCTAAGGAGATGATAAGACCTGAACTATTGATTAGAAATTGATCAGCTTCACGTGTCTCAACAACAGCTGTTGACCTTGTCGTAATAAAGTCCTGTGTTATCTCTGCACTTCTGTCTGATTAATTAACATACCTTTTGCAGTGTTACACCTGATGGAAGTCTTTAGGaataccatgacttttattgattactattgtttattattgtttttcagacctgATTGTGGTAGCAGTGCCTGGACAGGATGTCATTCTGCCATGTGAGGCTGCTGATTCCTCCATCAGAGTTGTAAAGTGGAGCAGAGATGACCTGAAGCCAGATACCGTCCTCTTATACAGT
This genomic window contains:
- the LOC114546125 gene encoding hemicentin-2-like, with amino-acid sequence MNHVNTYLSEEVLHVGIKSYVIEVTVDPGQDVILPCQAANSNIRDVKWTRPNLKPDTVLLYRDGHLNTDDQHPSFKDRVELVDRDLKVGDVSIILKNVRSIDTGTYECGVKTEGSDQIRPIRTVRLLVPDVIVVAVPGDDVTLPCLAPDSSIRVVKWSRPDLEPDTVLFYRDGHLNTTDQHSSFKGRVELLDRELKDGDASLILKNVNKHDAGIYKCRVMASDTDPIRTIRLQVTDVNVVRVPGQDVILPCEAADSSIRVVKWTRPDLKPDIVLLYSDGHLETYNQNPSFKDRVELVDRELKDGNVSLILKNVSRHDTGTYECRVKTGDSGHTKRDTDPDPIRTVHLQVPDLIVVAVPGQDVNLSCQAADSSLRAVKWSRDDLEPDTVLLYRDGHLDTDHQYPSFKDRVELVDRDLKDGEVSLTLKNVNKHDAGTYKCEVKTDDTDQIRPIRTIRLQVPDLNVVKVPGDDVILPCQAAKSNIGVVKWSRPDLKPDTVLFYRDGHLNTDDQHSSFKGRVELVDRDLKDRDTSLILKHVNKHDAGIYNCRVITDDTDPIRTIRLQVPDLIVVAVPGDEVILPCQTADPSIRAVEWTRPDLEPDTVLYRNGHLYTYDQNPSFKDRVELVDRDLKDGDVSLILKNVNRIDTGIYECGVKTGDTDQIRLIRTICLQVPDLIVVAVPGQDVILPCEAADSSIRVVKWSRDDLKPDTVLLYSDGHLETYNQHPSFKDRVELVDRDLKDGDVSLILKNVSRHHAGTYKCGVKTGHSTQDTNSDTIRIIRIIRLQVPGPEDRNSSPGGLIVGLAVVLVLVAAAVVGVLMYRRRKNKRSGQPAADEASADNFL